The DNA segment AAAATTCAATGCTGCTGGTAAAAAACGTTTTGACAAAcgagaaaattcaaaacaaattgttACCAAAAATAAACCACCTGCTACCTCCTGCCTCGTCCTTATACGTGCCTTCGATAAGACatgttgtataaaaatataacaggGTGTAACTACTGCGTGTCGAAAGTCTGATGTGCTGCAGTAATTTGATAcaagctttaaaaatataagcgtCTCTAGTGGAGGaaacaatttaatattctttatataattattgtatttttctttgataACGTCCAACAACGTATTTGACAGTTTATCTGGTATCATTTGGACTAGATCGTACATATGAGGATTGAGAATatccaatattttgaattgtatttgtatgtcGTCTTGAGTAGCGTCAGCAAATAATTCATTTACATACTGCAAAAGGAAGTCGAACAGTTTGCTAATATTATCCCTGTTGTTTATTCCATCTAGCTTTGGATGATTACATTTTATAAGGCGCTCAATAATGATACCCTGTTCCTCCGGTTTACGCTTATACAGCAATTTATTGAAACCCTCGTAATTATCAGGAATATCCATCATATATGGTAAGTCATCATTTTCACTAATTTGTGCATTCGGCATATTGTCATTTTTACTTTCAGCAGTTTtaatgtgtacatttttttttgaatgcacatttttttcaagatcTCCTCTTTCAGATTCGGAGTCAGTTACTTTCAAGTCACTTAAATTATCATCGtcattttcttctttattggagtCATTTTCATATTCTGATTCCTCTTCTGAGTTTTCATCATCTTTGTCATCTTCACTCTCTTCCTCATTTTCGCCGAGTTCGACCGATTCTTCCTCCAATCCCTTGGAAACATTTTCCATCAATTTCGTTCCCAACTCACCTATAAAAGGTgtaacaaataaacaagttgaaattttaattccaataacTTACGAACCATCTAGAGTATATGCTAACGTTTCATCTTCTTCTTCGACCGAATAACCGAAATAACCATCATCTAGCGCATCGGCTGAACGATGTTCAGTCTGTTTTATATTAACATCGACGATTTCTCCGTCTCCATGCATTCGTTTTAGTCGCTCTTTTTCCAATTCTTCTAATCTCTTTCTTTCTTGCTTAGCTAAATCTTCTTCGGACAAAAGTTTATCAGAAACTGCTCCCCTAGGTTCAaaaatcatttccttcaaagcCTTATCATAATCATCTGGTTTAGACTTTTCAAGCATCTCTTTTTTAGATAATTTATCCACTAATCCGAGTAACTCTTTGTAATTTGaatctaatttttctgttaaGCTATATATTTCGTCTTTTTCTTTAGCTATTTCCAATTTCTTTCGTTTTTGTTCTGCTATCATATCTTCTATCGCCGACTGCCGATCTTTTGACAGTTCGGAGTCTCCACCAAAATGAGCAGCTCCAGTGAACTCAGCTATAAATAATTTAGaattatgttaattaatttaatatattattttatat comes from the Bactrocera neohumeralis isolate Rockhampton chromosome 2, APGP_CSIRO_Bneo_wtdbg2-racon-allhic-juicebox.fasta_v2, whole genome shotgun sequence genome and includes:
- the LOC126758318 gene encoding nucleolar protein 14 homolog; the protein is MAKVKKNKKALADQVYSKKTNGAKQANPFASAKPATSNRLNPFEVHVNKEKFQILGRICKHDKGLPGVSRAKAVRKRKETLAVEYQNKHKTNKFRDQRIGRFQNSDQLSEDVINARFVAARVEQLKQSKASRFNLNDDDILTHRGQTLEEIEHFRDERSDDEDLEDDKLNAEFTGAAHFGGDSELSKDRQSAIEDMIAEQKRKKLEIAKEKDEIYSLTEKLDSNYKELLGLVDKLSKKEMLEKSKPDDYDKALKEMIFEPRGAVSDKLLSEEDLAKQERKRLEELEKERLKRMHGDGEIVDVNIKQTEHRSADALDDGYFGYSVEEEDETLAYTLDGELGTKLMENVSKGLEEESVELGENEEESEDDKDDENSEEESEYENDSNKEENDDDNLSDLKVTDSESERGDLEKNVHSKKNVHIKTAESKNDNMPNAQISENDDLPYMMDIPDNYEGFNKLLYKRKPEEQGIIIERLIKCNHPKLDGINNRDNISKLFDFLLQYVNELFADATQDDIQIQFKILDILNPHMYDLVQMIPDKLSNTLLDVIKEKYNNYIKNIKLFPPLETLIFLKLVSNYCSTSDFRHAVVTPCYIFIQHVLSKARIRTRQEVAGGLFLVTICFEFSRLSKRFLPAALNFLLGIVYLSIPKRPVEVLRIVPPFQSTGPMSKLLAIAEIEEKEILIEELLKSDDLVLTTFSIDFKIRALNIALRLIKDIISNLEENIGSNYFAIPILELFDRVHLDIYPEFVHTNFKAAKSVLERVSKKKLTKIVPPEKKPKALRLLEPRIEVIYDDKRRPRLTKDKEERVKLVHKLRRETKGAIREIRRDTEFLQKMRIEQQIQSDMERKEKVKRIYQEASIQQGELNELDRIKKKRKF